From Saccharomyces paradoxus chromosome IX, complete sequence, one genomic window encodes:
- a CDS encoding uncharacterized protein (similar to YIL001W), which yields MDKNFEELCYSCRTGDMDNVDRLISTGVNVNSVDKFDNSPLFLASLCGHEGVVKLLLQRGAVCDRDRYEGARCIYGALTDAIRDTLLSYDISKAVDVKQPFATHISSMYNDEGFLKRDISFRVSNGQLFTAHRFLLCARSNILAEKMVTEWADHEIVSIEVRPDIFEFFLKFLYLIPILHQIEPGQYEELIELSSKFNIELLPEFLDKARHIADPTEKSRLMSDYQYKFTEVARSQLLVFVNNCILRSTVDLVDSERRAFSLVNCLAYPDIQLAVKNRNGSTQIYPCHLAVLNRAEYFRAMFINDFKEKVTYVKAKHFTGKYNSVIPELTLPNCEFEVAEIILRYLYSDNTDIPWMYAVDVLLLADILLEDRLKTIASTIITQSKEFIQQHNVFDVLYLSWEIGVERLEQFAAKFIAIHLQELYNDPEIKRAIVLSSQRISLRQETDTIELVDDIRYYLLRKYSFEPDDVELFENQDDLEYLKQVGYLEYRKDMEMVDNILADLELDV from the coding sequence ATggacaaaaattttgaggaACTGTGCTATTCATGCCGCACTGGTGATATGGACAATGTCGATCGATTGATTTCTACGGGAGTGAATGTGAATAGTGTTGATAAGTTTGACAACTCGCCACTTTTTTTAGCCAGCCTTTGCGGTCACGAAGGGGTCGTGAAACTTCTACTACAGAGAGGAGCCGTCTGCGATAGAGACAGATATGAAGGAGCTCGATGTATCTATGGAGCATTGACCGATGCTATCAGAGATACCCTTCTAAGCTATGATATATCCAAGGCTGTAGACGTTAAGCAACCCTTTGCTACTCATATCTCATCCATGTATAATGACGAAGGCTTTCTCAAGAGAGATATTTCATTTAGGGTTTCAAATGGACAACTATTCACAGCACATAGGTTCCTATTATGCGCAAGGAGCAACATTCTAGCAGAAAAGATGGTGACTGAGTGGGCGGACCATGAAATTGTATCCATTGAAGTCCGCCCAGAtatttttgagttttttctgaaatttctttacttGATTCCCATTCTACATCAAATTGAACCAGGACAGTACGAGGAGCTTATAGAACTATCTAGTAAATTTAATATTGAATTATTGCCCGAATTTTTAGACAAAGCAAGGCATATTGCCGATCCTACAGAGAAGTCTAGGTTAATGTCAGATTATCAATATAAGTTTACCGAGGTTGCAAGAAGCCAACTTTTAGTTTTTGTGAACAATTGTATTCTCAGATCTACCGTTGATCTTGTCGATAGTGAGCGACGAGCTTTTTCCTTGGTGAACTGTCTCGCTTATCCAGATATCCAACTCGCAGTAAAGAACCGAAATGGAAGCACTCAAATATACCCTTGTCACTTGGCTGTTTTGAACCGTGCAGAATATTTTAGGGCGATGTTCATAAACGACTTTAAGGAAAAGGTTACATATGTAAAAGCTAAACACTTTACAGGGAAGTATAATAGCGTCATTCCAGAACTGACACTCCCCAATTGTGAGTTTGAAGTTGCCGAAATTATTCTCCGCTATTTATATTCTGATAATACAGATATTCCCTGGATGTATGCCGTCGATGTTTTATTACTTGCCGATATACTTTTAGAGGACCGTTTGAAAACGATCGCTTCAACTATTATAACACAATCAAAAGAGTTTATTCAGCAACACAATGTCTTCGACGTACTCTATCTATCATGGGAAATAGGAGTGGAACGCCTAGAACAATTTGCAGCTAAATTTATAGCTATACATTTGCAAGAGTTATATAATGATCCAGAGATTAAAAGGGCAATTGTGTTGAGTTCACAAAGAATTTCTCTCCGCCAGGAAACTGATACTATTGAGCTAGTGGATGATATTAGGTACTATTTGCTCCGAAAATATTCCTTTGAACCGGATGATGTGGAGCTGTTCGAGAACCAAGATGATTTAGAATACTTAAAACAAGTAGGGTATCTTGAATACAGAAAAGATATGGAAATGGTAGATAATATTCTAGCCGATCTGGAACTTGATGTATAG
- the SGN1 gene encoding Sgn1p (Cytoplasmic RNA-binding protein~similar to YIR001C) gives MSQEEKVATNATSKAEPSNSRKNDKQELELDELVGKLSIEGTPQVSQKLSKEEKHAHQLEADSRSIFVGNITPDVTPEQIEEHFKDCGLIKRITLLYDRNTGTPKGYGYIEFESPAYREKALQLNGGELKGKKIAVSRKRTNIPGFNRHYNMQNQCFQQWQWNYPLMAYPNPDTFPYYPQYPPNQSQNQNFGYSKNGYYRSPYNNKNRTYQKKYFNNTKDSTQNNRSTSQKSVVMPSDNVKCSVQDKDSK, from the coding sequence ATGTCccaagaagagaaagtCGCTACTAATGCAACCTCAAAGGCGGAACCTTCGAACAGTAGAAAGAACGACAAACAAGAGCTCGAGCTGGATGAGCTAGTGGGCAAACTGTCTATCGAGGGAACTCCACAGGTGTCGCAAAAGCTAAGCAAGGAAGAGAAACATGCTCATCAACTTGAAGCTGACTCTCGTTCTATCTTCGTTGGTAACATTACTCCAGATGTCACCCCGGAACAAATAGAAGAGCATTTCAAAGACTGTGGTctaataaaaagaataacgCTTCTTTATGATAGAAACACAGGAACACCAAAAGGTTATGGCTATATTGAATTCGAAAGTCCGGCATATAGAGAAAAGGCCCTGCAATTAAATGGAGGAGAACTcaaaggtaaaaaaattgctgTCTCtagaaaaagaactaaCATTCCAGGATTTAACAGACATTACAACATGCAAAACCAGTGTTTTCAACAATGGCAATGGAACTATCCCTTAATGGCCTACCCTAATCCTGACACTTTCCCTTATTATCCACAGTACCCTCCAAATCAATCTCAAAATCAGAATTTTGGATATAGCAAGAATGGTTACTATAGAAGTCCTTACAATAACAAGAATAGAACctatcaaaagaaatattttaacAATACAAAAGATTCTACGCAAAATAATAGATCAACTTCCCAGAAATCTGTTGTCATGCCGTCAGATAACGTTAAATGTTCTGTCCAAGATAAAGATTCGAAATAA